TGAAGGTGCCTGTGGCGCTCTCAACCAGCCTGCCCGGACTGGGAACCCCCATTAAGCGGGTGGCTGAGCAGCTTAAAGTGATCTCTGATGGTCGTGTGAAGATGAAAATCTATGAACCCGGCAAGCTGGTTGCTGCTTTTGAAATCCTGGGTGCGGTCAGCTCAGGAAAAATCAATGCGGGTTACTCTACGGCTGCCTACTGGGCTGGTAAAATTCCCGCAGCTCCTCTGTTCTCTGCCATCCCTTTTGGTCCAGAGTCTGGTGAGTACATGGCGTGGCTCTACTACGGTAACGGTCGTAAGCTCTATCAAGAGATGTACGACAAAGCTGGATATAACGTCCATGTTACACCGTGTGCCATTATCGCGCCTGAGACTTCAGGTTGGTTTGCTAAACCGATTGAAAAGCCAGAAGATTTAAAAGGTCTTCGCATGCGCTTTATGGGCCTTGGTGCCAAGGTTATGGAAAAACTGGGTGTTTCCACCTCACTGCTGCCAGGTGGTGAGATCTTCCCTGCGCTGGAAAAAGGAGCCATTGATGCGACTGAGTTCTCTCAGCCCGCCGTGGATAAGCGTCTTGGTTTTCATAAGGTTGTTAAATATAACTACTTCCCTGGATGGCACCAGCAAGCCACAGTCTTTGAACTGCTGATTAACAAAAAAACCTGGAAGAGCATGGATAAAACCCAGCAAGCTCAGGTTGAGGCCGTGTGTAAATCCTCTATGGCCGACTCCATTGCTGAAGCCGAATACAGCCAGTTTGATGCGATGAAAGAGAACGCGGCTAAAAATGGCGTAAAGATCATGCGTTGGTCCCCAGGTATGTTGGCCACCTTCCATGAAGCCTGGATGGATGTGGTCGAAGAACAGAAGAAAGATGCTTTCTTTGCCAAAGCTTGGAAAGATCTGAGTACCTTCCGTGAAGGGTACCAGCTCTGGAAGCAAAACGCCTTTCTGCCCCGTCGTTAATCTGCAAACGGCCTAGACGAACCGTGCACCATACTTGCGATGGTGCACGGACCTGGATCGCCGCACTCCCTGTCCTGGTGTGGGTGCGGCGATCTTTCCAAACGCTTGATCTGGGAGAGGCATCATGTCCCAACCTGACAAACCCTTAGAACACCCCCATGTCGCTGAAAAAGTTGATCAGCTTCGGGAGCATCCTGAAACCACCCATGTGGCCATTGCTGATAAGATGGATGCTGTGGTGATCAACATTGGCAAACTGGCTTGGTGGCTCAATGTGGTTCTGATCCTGGTGATCATCACCCAAGTGGTGCTGCGCTATGGCTTCAGTATGGGCATGGTTGTGTTCGAGGAGCTGCAATGGCACCTCTACGCTGGCGCCATGATGCTGGGGATACCCTATGCCCTGACCCAGGATGCCCACATCCGTGTAGATGTACTGCATCAACGTTTTTCCCCCAAGTGGAAACGTATTGTTGAAATTGTCGGTATTCTTCTTTTTCTACTGCCCTTTGCCATCATTGTCTTTCACCACAGCTTAGACTTTGTCTACGAAGCTTGGCGGGTGAGTGAACGGTCAGACGCACCCACTGGGTTGGGCATGCGTTGGCTTATCAAAGGGGTTATTCCTTTTAGTTTTGGACTGTTGATTATGGCAGCTGTCTCACGCTTAATTCGTGATTTCACGCTGCTTAAGCGAGGAGAAGTGTAATGGAAATCAACGATATGCTGGTGGTAGGTATGTTTGCCACCTTTGTCTTCCTGCTCTTCTCTGGTTTTCCCATCGCCTTTGTCTTGGCGGGGGTTGGTATTCTATTTGCCGGTATGGGCTATATTGCCGATATTTATTGGGATGCCACCACAGGTTTGGATTACCTGACCCTGGGTTTAACGGTGAACCGAATTTATAAAGTGATGGACAACTGGGTGTTGGTGGCCCTACCGATGTTCATATTTATGGGCTTGATGTTGGATGAGTCCGGCATTGCTGAGCGTTTGATGAAAGCCCTGCAGGAACTGTTTGGCCGGGTACGTGGTGGCTTGGCTGTTACGGTCACAGCTATTGGGGTTATTCTGGCCGCATCCACCGGAATTGTGGGTGCCTCTGTGGTGTTGTTGGGGCTGCTCTCGCTACCAGCCATGCTTAAACAGGGCTATGACAAAGGCTTGGCTTTGGGGACCGTGGCTGGTGCAGGTACGTTGGGTATTTTAATTCCCCCAAGCATTATGCTGGTCATTATGGCAGACCAATTGGCGCTGTCGGTCGGCGATCTGTTCATGGGGGCGCTGATCCCTGGTTTGATGTTGGGTGGCCTTTATATCAGTTACATCTTGATCTTCAGTTATCTAAACCCCAGTAAAGCGCCTATTCCTGATGATGCAGAACCTGTGACTTTGGCGGTGGTGTGGAATGTCTTTATCTCCATTTTACCTGCGGTTGGTTTAATCTTCGCTGTTTTGGGTTCCATTTTTGGTGGTATTGCGACCGCAACAGAAGCCAGTGGTGTCGGTGCTTTAGGGGCAACGGTGTTAGCATGGGCTAATGGCAACCTGAGCTTTAAGGTGCTTCGTGAAGTCTCCCATGCCACCTTTACAACCACGGCTTATATCTTTGCCATCTTTATCGGTGCCACAGTATTTGCCCTGGTGTTAAGAGAGTTGGGTGGGGATGAGTTAATTGAATCCACCCTCAATGGTCTACCTTTTGGACCATACGGTATTGTGGCCTTTATCCTCTTCATTGTCTTTCTGTTAGGCTTTGTTTTGGATTGGATTGAGATCACCTTGATTGTACTACCCCTGGTGGCCCCTGTTGTTGGTGGTTTGGATCTTCCGGTCGATGGGTTTGGTGTGGTGGATAATCCCCAGGTAGTATGGTTTGTTATGCTGGTGGCTTTAACACTTCAAACGTCGTTTCTCTCCCCGCCAGTTGGTTTTAGTCTCTTTTATCTCAAAGGGGTCTGCCCACCGGATGTGAAGCTGGGCCATATCTATAAAGGCGTGATACCTTTTATTCTGCTACAGATTTTGGGACTGATCATTGTGATTATGTTTCCACAACTGGTGACTTGGCTGCCGGCCATGGCCTACGGCTAAGGATAGGGGGATATGATGGGGCGGAACTATCCAAAAAAACCGAAAGAGGTCTACTTTTTTGCCACCTGTTTGGTGGAGCTTTTCTACCCCGAAGCGGGACTGTGTGGTATGCAGTTGCTGCAGCGGGAAGGGGTGAGGGTGGTCTATCCAAAAAACCAAACCTGCTGTGGGCAGCCCGCTTATAGCAATGGTCGGTTGGAAGAGGCTCGGGCCATGGCCATTCAACAATTA
The window above is part of the Magnetococcus sp. PR-3 genome. Proteins encoded here:
- a CDS encoding TRAP transporter substrate-binding protein is translated as MKKLMVIGMAAVMAASVAGPVQAKGKKVLLKVPVALSTSLPGLGTPIKRVAEQLKVISDGRVKMKIYEPGKLVAAFEILGAVSSGKINAGYSTAAYWAGKIPAAPLFSAIPFGPESGEYMAWLYYGNGRKLYQEMYDKAGYNVHVTPCAIIAPETSGWFAKPIEKPEDLKGLRMRFMGLGAKVMEKLGVSTSLLPGGEIFPALEKGAIDATEFSQPAVDKRLGFHKVVKYNYFPGWHQQATVFELLINKKTWKSMDKTQQAQVEAVCKSSMADSIAEAEYSQFDAMKENAAKNGVKIMRWSPGMLATFHEAWMDVVEEQKKDAFFAKAWKDLSTFREGYQLWKQNAFLPRR
- a CDS encoding TRAP transporter small permease subunit — protein: MSQPDKPLEHPHVAEKVDQLREHPETTHVAIADKMDAVVINIGKLAWWLNVVLILVIITQVVLRYGFSMGMVVFEELQWHLYAGAMMLGIPYALTQDAHIRVDVLHQRFSPKWKRIVEIVGILLFLLPFAIIVFHHSLDFVYEAWRVSERSDAPTGLGMRWLIKGVIPFSFGLLIMAAVSRLIRDFTLLKRGEV
- a CDS encoding TRAP transporter large permease, with product MEINDMLVVGMFATFVFLLFSGFPIAFVLAGVGILFAGMGYIADIYWDATTGLDYLTLGLTVNRIYKVMDNWVLVALPMFIFMGLMLDESGIAERLMKALQELFGRVRGGLAVTVTAIGVILAASTGIVGASVVLLGLLSLPAMLKQGYDKGLALGTVAGAGTLGILIPPSIMLVIMADQLALSVGDLFMGALIPGLMLGGLYISYILIFSYLNPSKAPIPDDAEPVTLAVVWNVFISILPAVGLIFAVLGSIFGGIATATEASGVGALGATVLAWANGNLSFKVLREVSHATFTTTAYIFAIFIGATVFALVLRELGGDELIESTLNGLPFGPYGIVAFILFIVFLLGFVLDWIEITLIVLPLVAPVVGGLDLPVDGFGVVDNPQVVWFVMLVALTLQTSFLSPPVGFSLFYLKGVCPPDVKLGHIYKGVIPFILLQILGLIIVIMFPQLVTWLPAMAYG